In the genome of Neovison vison isolate M4711 chromosome 3, ASM_NN_V1, whole genome shotgun sequence, one region contains:
- the LOC122903513 gene encoding 3-hydroxyisobutyryl-CoA hydrolase, mitochondrial-like, with protein MSGFNSLNRTNIILQHLRMSKHTDAAEVLLKRKGCAGVITLNRPKFLNALNLSMIWHIYPQLKNWEQDRETFLIIIKGTGGKAFCAGGDIRVIFEAGKANQKIAQDYFREEYTLNNAIGSCRKPHVALIHRITMGGGVGLSVHGQFRVATFSLFL; from the coding sequence ATGTCCGGGTTTAATTCATTGAACAGGACTAATATCATACTGCAGCATTTGAGAATGTCTAAGCACACGGATGCCGCAGAAGTACTGTTGAAAAGAAAAGGTTGTGCAGGAGTGATAACACTAAACAGACCAAAGTTCCTAAATGCACTGAATCTTAGTATGATCTGGCACATTTATCCACAGCTCAAGAATTGGGAACAAGATCGTGAAACTTTCCTGATCATTATAAAAGGAACTGGTGGAAAGGCTTTCTGTGCTGGGGGTGATATCAGAGTAATCTTTGAAGCTGGGAAGGCAAACCAGAAGATAGCTCAAGATTACTTCAGAGAAGAATATACACTGAACAATGCCATTGGTTCTTGCCGGAAACCGCATGTTGCTCTTATTCATAGAATTACAATGGGTGGGGGAGTTGGTCTCTCAGTTCATGGGCAATTCCGAGTGGCTACTTTCAGTCTCTTTTTGTGA